Proteins encoded together in one Solanum lycopersicum chromosome 7, SLM_r2.1 window:
- the LOC101257876 gene encoding pentatricopeptide repeat-containing protein At4g26680, mitochondrial: MKILKQIRKFSTFLDSTKNTHQVFVKSIATKQSKLDPIPLPHRTISEPKGQDLDFVNVAHSHLVHSDWTKLENLSSGLTQFRVKHILLKIQKDYVLSLEFFKWVEVKSPNSNTLENHSIVLHVLTKSKKFKSAESILRKLLESGSVDFPGKLFEAILLSYRICDSSPRVFDSLFKCHAHLKKFRNASDTFCSMKQYGFVPTVESCNAFMSALLSSDRVDVALAFYKEMRRSKISPNVYTFNMVVSALCKSGKLEKAVEVLREMENISLKPTAVSYNTLIAGHCNRDLLSVAMKLKTTMEMNGIQPVNVTYNTLIHGLCKVGKLHEANKLFSEMKRTGVAPNVVTYNTLINAYSQVGNSEMGSRLFEEMANNGLKADILTYNALIMGLCKEMKTKKAALLVKELDNANLVPNSSTFSYLISGQCTRRNPDRAFQLYKSMVRGGFYPNKPTLTLLISTFIKNEDYDGAMEVLKEMLERSITPDVGMLTEICSMFLRCGRDGVIIKLLQELEAKRLMPEGFDKTTVISSTDGR, encoded by the coding sequence atgaagattcTGAAACAAATTCGTAAATTTTCAACCTTTCTTGATTCAACCAAAAACACCCACCAGGTGTTTGTGAAATCGATAGCCACTAAACAAAGCAAATTGGATCCAATTCCGCTGCCTCACAGAACTATTTCTGAGCCGAAAGGacaagatcttgattttgttaatgTAGCTCATAGTCATCTTGTACACTCTGATTGGACTAAGCTTGAGAATTTGTCTTCTGGTTTAACCCAATTTAGAGTTAAGCATATTTTGctgaaaattcaaaaagattATGTTTTATCTCTTGAATTCTTCAAATGGGTTGAGGTTAAAAGTCCGAATTCGAATACCCTTGAGAATCATTCCATTGTTCTTCATGTTCTTACTAAGAGTAAGAAGTTCAAATCTGCTGAGTCAATTTTGAGGAAGCTTCTTGAATCAGGTTCTGTAGATTTTCCTGGTAAATTGTTTGAAGCTATACTTTTATCATATCGAATTTGTGATTCTTCACCGCGTGTTTTTGACTCATTGTTCAAGTGTCATGCTCATTTGAAGAAGTTTAGGAATGCTAGTGATACATTTTGCAGTATGAAGCAGTATGGGTTTGTTCCCACTGTTGAGTCTTGCAATGCATTTATGAGCGCGTTGCTTAGTTCTGATAGGGTAGATGTTGCATTGGCTTTTTACAAGGAGATGCGTCGGTCTAAGATTTCGCCTAATGTTTATACCTTTAATATGGTCGTGAGTGCTTTATGCAAATCGGGAAAACTAGAAAAGGCTGTTGAGGTCTTAAGGGAGATGGAGAACATAAGTTTGAAACCGACAGCTGTGTCTTATAACACTTTGATTGCTGGACATTGTAACCGGGACCTCTTGAGTGTTGCAATGAAACTTAAGACCACGATGGAGATGAATGGGATACAACCAGTTAATGTTACATACAACACTCTTATTCATGGTTTATGCAAGGTAGGGAAATTACATGAAGCAAACAAACTTTTCAGCGAGATGAAGAGAACCGGTGTGGCTCCTAATGTTGTCACTTATAATACGCTGATAAACGCATATAGTCAGGTTGGTAATTCTGAAATGGGAAGTAGGCTTTTCGAGGAGATGGCAAACAATGGATTGAAAGCTGATATCTTGACTTACAATGCATTGATTATGGGACTGTGCAAGGAGATGAAGACAAAGAAAGCTGCATTGTTGGTCAAAGAACTTGATAATGCTAACTTAGTTCCTAATTCCTCTACTTTCTCTTATCTGATCAGTGGACAGTGTACCAGAAGGAATCCTGATCGTGCATTTCAACTCTATAAAAGCATGGTTAGAGGTGGTTTTTACCCTAATAAGCCCACGTTGACTCTATTGATATCCACCTTCATCAAGAATGAGGATTATGATGGAGCAATGGAAGTCTTGAAAGAGATGCTAGAAAGATCTATTACCCCTGACGTGGGTATGTTAACTGAAATATGCAGCATGTTTCTCAGATGTGGCAGAGACGGCGTGATTATAAAACTCTTACAAGAACTAGAAGCGAAACGCCTCATGCCTGAAGGTTTTGATAAAACAACAGTGATTAGCTCTACAGACGGAAGatag